One segment of Triticum aestivum cultivar Chinese Spring chromosome 2A, IWGSC CS RefSeq v2.1, whole genome shotgun sequence DNA contains the following:
- the LOC123189413 gene encoding galactose mutarotase, translating to MMARAALLPVALLLCLALAGGANAARKSTAGFYELKNKKGDFSIKVTNWGAALVSAIVPDGKGNLADVVLGYDTVAEYANGSASFGATVGRVANRIANARFVLDGKTYHLLRNDGNNTIHGGPKGFGKVIWTVKEHVSHGDSPYITFYYHSLDGEQGFPGALDVYVKYQLSRPYDLSIRMNVTARNKATPVNLANHAYWNLAGHGSGDVLKHELQMFASHYTPVDGSMIPTGEVAPVAGTMYDFGRRIPVGTKMKVVPGGGAGYDMNYAVDGQQNAMRPVARVLEPKSGRAFELWANQPGVQFYTASWLINEKGKAGKVYGQYGALCLETQAYPDAVNHPNFPSSIVRPGQVYKHDMVFRFSYQATYDA from the exons ATGATGGCCAGAGCTGCACTTCTTCCTGTTGCGCTGCTGCTGTGCCTTGCACTGGCTGGCGGCGCCAATGCTGCACGGAAGTCGACGGCCGGATTCTATGAACTCAAGAACAAGAAGGGGGATTTCTCCATCAAGGTCACCAATTGGGGCGCTGCCCTCGTGTCTGCCATCGTCCCTGATGGCAAAG GGAACTTGGCTGATGTTGTCCTTGGGTACGACACTGTCGCTGAATATGCT AATGGCTCTGCTTCATTCGGAGCGACGGTTGGGCGCGTAGCCAACAGAATCGCAAACGCCCGCTTTGTTCTTGACGGCAAAACCTATCACCTTCTCCGTAACGACGGCAACAACACGATTCACG GAGGCCCCAAGGGGTTCGGCAAGGTCATTTGGACGGTGAAGGAGCATGTGAGCCATGGTGACTCCCCATACATCACCTTCTACTACCACAGCTTGGACGGAGAGCAAG GATTCCCAGGCGCCCTCGACGTGTACGTGAAGTACCAGCTGTCCCGCCCGTACGACCTGAGTATCCGCATGAACGTGACTGCGAGGAACAAGGCGACGCCAGTGAACCTCGCGAACCACGCGTACTGGAACCTGGCCGGTCACGGCAGCGGCGACGTCCTCAAGCACGAGCTCCAGATGTTCGCCTCACACTACACCCCTGTCGACGGGTCCATGATACCGACGGGCGAGGTCGCGCCCGTGGCCGGCACGATGTACGACTTCGGCAGGCGGATCCCCGTGGGCACCAAGATGAAGGTCGTCCCGGGCGGCGGCGCCGGGTACGACATGAACTACGCCGTGGACGGGCAGCAGAACGCGATGCGGCCGGTGGCGCGCGTCCTGGAGCCCAAGTCCGGGCGGGCGTTCGAGCTGTGGGCGAACCAGCCCGGCGTGCAGTTCTACACCGCCAGCTGGCTCATCAACGAGAAGGGGAAGGCCGGGAAGGTGTACGGGCAGTACGGCGCGCTGTGCCTGGAGACGCAGGCGTACCCCGACGCCGTCAACCACCCCAACTTCCCGTCGTCCATCGTGAGGCCCGGCCAGGTGTACAAGCACGACATGGTCTTCAGGTTCTCCTACCAGGCCACCTACGACGCGTGA